The DNA sequence TTGCTGATGGAAGTCGGGTGCGGAAAACAGTCTCGGCAGGCGAATTGCTGGCGGTGTCCAGTATTGGCCGGCATAGTGGTGGAGTGGCGGTGACATTGCCTTTGTCCCTTCCAGTTGCGTCAGATATGACGCCGGGAGATGAGGTAATGGTATGGCGCGTTCCGCACAATAAAGATAGCCAGGCAAGTACTGTGGCACAGCATTCAACTTTTGTGCGACTTCTGGAACAACGATCTATTGGAGATGGTCATTTGATGGCGGAGATTCGGGTAAATCAAGGAGCGCTCAATGCCATTGTAGAAGCACTAGGTCAAGGTGATAATTTTGCAGTGTTTGAAGCCCAGGAGTAGTTCGTGAGTGTGTTGTTGTGTTTATCTTCAGAGCTTGATTCAGCTGTATTAGCGCATTTAGCTGAAACAGGTGAAGCTCATCTTATTGTTCGGCGGTGTGCTGACATGGTTGAAGTTCTGGCGGGCGCGCGTGCTCGAATCGGTACCTTGGCGATTATTTCCGAAGATATGGAGTATCTTGATGTCACAACAGTATCGCAACTGCGTCAGTATGTAGGTGTTGCTGTTGTTGCTAGCACTCATCCGCATGGCAACATAATTGACGATATTCGTTCGTTGGGTGATGTTGAAGTACTCGCACCACAAGCACACGAAATTGCGGAACGTATTCGATCTGCGAAGCTCGTAGAATCACCACGATCTTTTGACGGGGATTATCTTGCCGAACAAAAGCGCGCAACAGCCGGAAAATTAGTGGCATTTTGGGGTCCGGAGGGCTCGCATGGTCGCTCATCGTTGGTCCGCGATTGTAGCGTTGTGCTAGCTGGGCATTCACAGCTTTTAGTTGTCGATGGCGATACGGTTTCACCTTCGCTAGCACAGTTTTTCGATGTTGCCGAAAGCTCTGGATTGATTGGGCTAGCTCGAATGATTGATCAGGGACGCAATATTGATTGTGATGTGATGTTATCGAGTGTGCCAAAAATATTTGGATCAGTGAAGCTTTTAGCAGGGATGAACACTGGACAACGATGGCGCGAAATTTCACGCCCCGTTGCTGATAGAATTTGGCCGCTTGTGACAAATACATATGGAAATGTTGTTGTTGATATAGCTGGGGGATTGGATCAGCGAATTGAACGTATGGATCGGTGGGCACTGACCCGTTCAGTAGTTGCCAATGCAGATATTATGCTCCATATTGCTTGTGCGACTCCGATAGGTTTACGGCGATTGATTGAGCACTGGGATGCGTTAGCAGACCAACATCAGGAAAGTCACGGGAACGAAGCAATAGTTTTAACTGCGCTACGTTCGTCTGCCTTAGGGCCGCAGCCATTGTCTCAAGCTCGTGAGGTTTTAGCTGCTGTGGGGATAAAAGATGTGCCAGTTTTTGGGATACGCGATGAACGTAGTCGGTTGGATCGGGCACTTATCGGTGGACAAGCAATGCCGGTTATGTTTCCAAAATCGGGTTACTCGAGGGATATAGCCCGAGTATGTTCATGGATTAGCGATAGAATATAAATATGCGCATTTATATCCCATTGACGTTAAGTGATCTTCGTGAGAATAGTATTTCTATGCGACGAGTACATGCTGTGACACCAGCGCTACGGTCTGAAGTTCCCAATGAAGACGATGAGGGATATGAATACATAGCAACTTTAGCGGCTGCTGATGATTCTTTGCGGTTGCTTCAACGTATGCCGGGAGAGAAGTTAAGCCGAGTAGTTGCGGTTGCTGTAGTTTCTGATAATGCTCTTCAGCCGGTTACTGACCCTGAGTTGCCAACTGAAGTAGATCTAAATGCTGAGGTGTTGTGGCACGAAGTCGAGTCTTTTCACGTTGATGCCCCAGGATCTGAAGATTTAGTTAAGCAAGCTATTGCCGGAGATGAAGATGCTTTCATAGCAACTGGTGATATTGAACTGTTGTGGTTCGATATCAGCGAGCGAGAACACATTGGACTGGGACTCTGAAAAAATAGGTGGCGAGCTACTGTTCTGCCAGTAGTGTGTTTAATCTTTTTCAGAAACTATACGAGAGTTTTAGCCCATTAACTGATCACATTAATCGTTGAGCCCTGGCCCCTAGTTGGTGTGATACGGATCTGATTAGGGATTCGAGATTTTAATTCTTCGACATGCGAGATGATGCCAACTTTACGGCCGTCACGTGCTAATTCGGCGAGGGTAGTCATCACTTCATCGAGAACTTCGCCTGACAACGTTCCAAATCCTTCGTCGATCATAAGGGTATCGATGCGGATACCGCCATTTTCTTGTTGTACAACATCGGTTAACCCTAATGCCAAGGATAGGGCCGTATAGAAAGTCTCTCCGCCTGACAGGCTTCGGGTGGAGCGGATATCGCTTTCGCCTTCACCATGAGCGTCATAGTCAATAACTGACAAACCCAGTCCTGACTTGCGTTCTTTTTCAGCTTCATCAGAACGCACTAGCTCATAGCGGCCATGTGAAAATCGGGCTAAATAATCATTGGCATGCTCGATGACCATTTCGAATCTGCGCATTAAGACCCACACGTGCAGACTGACGTTTGTGTGCGAGGCTTTACCGGCTTGCGCGAGTTGATCAAGGCGACTTAATGGTCCTGATTGCTCGACTTCTTTCGCCCATCGTTCCCATGCATGACGAATTAATGTAGCATTACGCGATGCGGTAGCTGCGCCTTCGCTCGCAAGCGCAGCACTTTGAGCAGCCTGATTATGCGATTCTTCTACCTCTCGGAAAGCCGATTCGGCTGCCGGGATATCAACCTTTTCGTTCCCAGTTAAGTCCGCAATTTCCGGCGTAGCTAACTGTGTTGTCACATAAGCCCATGCTGATTCAAAAGTACGAATATCGTTACGTAATGATTCAAGCTGTGCCGGTTCAACAAAAGCATTCCGAGCATCTTCCACACTCATATCGGCTTCTGCTAAGGCCTCATCTAAAGATGCCTGTGCTTGTTGTGCGGTAGCGAGAGCTGTTTCATAATCACGGAGCACTTGGTGTGCTTGAGATAATTCTGTGATCGTCTGTTGGGTATCGGCGATCAGTTCGGCGATACTTTCTGCCTCTCCTAACGCCTGGGAAATTTTCTCTTGGTCTTTAGCTTGTTGATTGCGCTCATTGTCAATCGTCTTTTCTACTACGGTGATATCTGTTTCTAGGCGACTAAGAGCGGCTGCATTATGTTCACGCTCGTTTTGTAAAGCTGTTAGTTTTTCGGTCAATTCTTTGACACGTTGCTGAGCATCGATTGCGTCATCTTTTTGTTTGGTCAACTCTTGTTGTTGCCTAAGGAGTTCATCTTCGGTCAGTTCACCGAGGGAATCTTGTACGGCGGTAAGCTGGCTCTGGAGCAAGGCAAGGGCGGTTTTAGACTCCTCCAGTTGCCCACGAGC is a window from the Arcanobacterium buesumense genome containing:
- a CDS encoding SAF domain-containing protein, whose protein sequence is MISLERFTHRARDPRLLLGMVLIIGGGVGGAALAGTPDIVMVAQAKTDIAAGNNLNASDFALVPVPRDIAASYVQNLDFADGSRVRKTVSAGELLAVSSIGRHSGGVAVTLPLSLPVASDMTPGDEVMVWRVPHNKDSQASTVAQHSTFVRLLEQRSIGDGHLMAEIRVNQGALNAIVEALGQGDNFAVFEAQE
- a CDS encoding DUF6912 family protein, yielding MRIYIPLTLSDLRENSISMRRVHAVTPALRSEVPNEDDEGYEYIATLAAADDSLRLLQRMPGEKLSRVVAVAVVSDNALQPVTDPELPTEVDLNAEVLWHEVESFHVDAPGSEDLVKQAIAGDEDAFIATGDIELLWFDISEREHIGLGL